The following proteins come from a genomic window of Athalia rosae chromosome 1, iyAthRosa1.1, whole genome shotgun sequence:
- the LOC105686113 gene encoding thymosin beta isoform X1: MSDPVSPSLKDLPKVALDLKSELEGFNHGCMKKAATAEKNVLPSAEDVRQERQHCELIHGVENFNTDRLKHIDTVEKIVLPNAQDVAAEKTQQTLIQGIEEFDPAKLKHTETQEKYHLPDKDAVKAEKQHQNLLNGVESFNKAAMRHAETLEKNLLPDPQAIQEEKGKQQLISGIENFDPAKLKHAETLEKNPLPTKEAIDAEKVAA; this comes from the exons ATGTCAGACCCTGTAAGCCCATCCCTCAAGGACCTTCCCAAGGTAGCATTGGATCTAAAGAGTGAATTGGAGGGCTTTAACCATGGCTGTATGAAGAAGGCTGCAACTGCTGAGAAGAATGTTCTGCCCTCAGCCGAAG ACGTGAGACAAGAGCGACAGCACTGCGAGCTCATTCATGGAGTGGAGAACTTTAATACAGACCGATTGAAGCACATTGACACCGTAGAGAAGATTGTTTTACCTAATGCCCAAG atGTAGCTGCAGAGAAAACACAACAAACATTGATTCAGGGAATCGAGGAATTTGACCCAGCCAAACTGAAACACACAGAAACCCAGGAAAAATACCACCTCCCGGACAAAGATG cTGTAAAAGCTGAGAAGCAACACCAGAACTTACTGAACGGTGTTGAAAGCTTCAACAAAGCAGCAATGCGGCATGCTGAGacccttgaaaaaaatcttttgccCGACCCTCAAG CCATCCAGGAGGAGAAGGGAAAGCAGCAGCTCATTTccggaattgaaaattttgatccaGCAAAACTGAAGCATGCAGAGACACTTGAGAAAAATCCTCTGCCTACCAAAGAAG CGATCGACGCAGAAAAAGTAGCTGCTTGA
- the LOC105686113 gene encoding thymosin beta isoform X2 — protein MSDPVSPSLKDLPKVALDLKSELEGFNHGCMKKAATAEKNVLPSAEDVAAEKTQQTLIQGIEEFDPAKLKHTETQEKYHLPDKDAVKAEKQHQNLLNGVESFNKAAMRHAETLEKNLLPDPQAIQEEKGKQQLISGIENFDPAKLKHAETLEKNPLPTKEAIDAEKVAA, from the exons ATGTCAGACCCTGTAAGCCCATCCCTCAAGGACCTTCCCAAGGTAGCATTGGATCTAAAGAGTGAATTGGAGGGCTTTAACCATGGCTGTATGAAGAAGGCTGCAACTGCTGAGAAGAATGTTCTGCCCTCAGCCGAAG atGTAGCTGCAGAGAAAACACAACAAACATTGATTCAGGGAATCGAGGAATTTGACCCAGCCAAACTGAAACACACAGAAACCCAGGAAAAATACCACCTCCCGGACAAAGATG cTGTAAAAGCTGAGAAGCAACACCAGAACTTACTGAACGGTGTTGAAAGCTTCAACAAAGCAGCAATGCGGCATGCTGAGacccttgaaaaaaatcttttgccCGACCCTCAAG CCATCCAGGAGGAGAAGGGAAAGCAGCAGCTCATTTccggaattgaaaattttgatccaGCAAAACTGAAGCATGCAGAGACACTTGAGAAAAATCCTCTGCCTACCAAAGAAG CGATCGACGCAGAAAAAGTAGCTGCTTGA
- the LOC105686113 gene encoding thymosin beta isoform X3 has product MSDPVSPSLKDLPKVALDLKSELEGFNHGCMKKAATAEKNVLPSAEDVRQERQHCELIHGVENFNTDRLKHIDTVEKIVLPNAQDVAAEKTQQTLIQGIEEFDPAKLKHTETQEKYHLPDKDAIQEEKGKQQLISGIENFDPAKLKHAETLEKNPLPTKEAIDAEKVAA; this is encoded by the exons ATGTCAGACCCTGTAAGCCCATCCCTCAAGGACCTTCCCAAGGTAGCATTGGATCTAAAGAGTGAATTGGAGGGCTTTAACCATGGCTGTATGAAGAAGGCTGCAACTGCTGAGAAGAATGTTCTGCCCTCAGCCGAAG ACGTGAGACAAGAGCGACAGCACTGCGAGCTCATTCATGGAGTGGAGAACTTTAATACAGACCGATTGAAGCACATTGACACCGTAGAGAAGATTGTTTTACCTAATGCCCAAG atGTAGCTGCAGAGAAAACACAACAAACATTGATTCAGGGAATCGAGGAATTTGACCCAGCCAAACTGAAACACACAGAAACCCAGGAAAAATACCACCTCCCGGACAAAGATG CCATCCAGGAGGAGAAGGGAAAGCAGCAGCTCATTTccggaattgaaaattttgatccaGCAAAACTGAAGCATGCAGAGACACTTGAGAAAAATCCTCTGCCTACCAAAGAAG CGATCGACGCAGAAAAAGTAGCTGCTTGA
- the LOC105686113 gene encoding thymosin beta isoform X4 produces the protein MSDPVSPSLKDLPKVALDLKSELEGFNHGCMKKAATAEKNVLPSAEDVAAEKTQQTLIQGIEEFDPAKLKHTETQEKYHLPDKDAIQEEKGKQQLISGIENFDPAKLKHAETLEKNPLPTKEAIDAEKVAA, from the exons ATGTCAGACCCTGTAAGCCCATCCCTCAAGGACCTTCCCAAGGTAGCATTGGATCTAAAGAGTGAATTGGAGGGCTTTAACCATGGCTGTATGAAGAAGGCTGCAACTGCTGAGAAGAATGTTCTGCCCTCAGCCGAAG atGTAGCTGCAGAGAAAACACAACAAACATTGATTCAGGGAATCGAGGAATTTGACCCAGCCAAACTGAAACACACAGAAACCCAGGAAAAATACCACCTCCCGGACAAAGATG CCATCCAGGAGGAGAAGGGAAAGCAGCAGCTCATTTccggaattgaaaattttgatccaGCAAAACTGAAGCATGCAGAGACACTTGAGAAAAATCCTCTGCCTACCAAAGAAG CGATCGACGCAGAAAAAGTAGCTGCTTGA